In Actinomycetota bacterium, a single genomic region encodes these proteins:
- a CDS encoding MFS transporter, with product MKGLTDPSVRLVLLVVVLSALGYSLLQSLVMPVLPTLQAELGTTTTGVSWLMTAYLLAAAVATPVLGKLGDIHGKKGYLLVSLGALCAGSVVAALAPNLTIMIIGRGIQGLGGAVFPLCYGIMRDEFPPQRVAGSIGIVSALLGVGSGVGLLVAGPVVSTLGYHWLFWLPALVIAVVIVIAARVVPTGPRHGYGRVSWASAVLLSAWLVTLLLGISQGPTLGWTSPATVSLFAATAVFFLGWIRTELRSAHPLVSITMMRLPIVARTNLTALVFGAGMMAPNILLLQYVQLPVSSGGYGAGILGAGLFILPSAVGMLIAGALAGPLASRFGSRNLLVTAGILSVVGELLVLVWLREPAALSLSSAIVGAGTGLAFGSLSNLVIAAVPRDQTSVAAGMNTNIRVIGSAVGTSVIAAILTAGTVGAAGLPPVSAFVVGAAVITLLFVAATVAAATIPDPRRHVTTNHAIDTVREPSMAGS from the coding sequence ATGAAGGGCTTGACCGATCCGTCGGTACGACTCGTCCTCCTCGTCGTCGTCCTCAGTGCCCTCGGCTACTCGCTGCTGCAGTCGCTGGTCATGCCCGTGCTGCCGACCCTGCAGGCCGAGCTCGGCACCACCACGACCGGCGTGTCGTGGCTGATGACGGCGTACCTGCTTGCTGCCGCGGTCGCGACCCCGGTGCTGGGCAAGCTCGGCGACATCCACGGCAAGAAGGGCTACCTGCTGGTCAGCCTCGGCGCGCTGTGTGCCGGCTCGGTCGTCGCGGCGCTCGCGCCCAACCTCACGATCATGATCATCGGACGCGGCATCCAGGGCCTGGGCGGCGCGGTGTTCCCCCTCTGCTACGGGATCATGCGCGACGAGTTCCCGCCGCAACGGGTGGCCGGCAGCATCGGGATCGTGTCGGCGCTGCTGGGCGTCGGCAGCGGGGTCGGGCTGCTCGTGGCGGGTCCGGTCGTCAGCACGCTGGGGTACCACTGGCTGTTCTGGCTGCCCGCGCTCGTCATCGCGGTCGTGATCGTTATCGCGGCACGCGTCGTGCCGACCGGCCCTCGGCACGGCTACGGACGGGTCAGCTGGGCCAGCGCCGTGCTGCTGTCGGCCTGGCTGGTGACCCTCCTGCTGGGCATCAGCCAGGGCCCGACCCTCGGCTGGACGTCCCCGGCGACGGTGAGCCTGTTCGCTGCCACGGCGGTGTTCTTCCTCGGCTGGATCCGCACCGAGCTGCGGTCGGCCCATCCGCTGGTGAGCATCACGATGATGCGGTTGCCGATCGTGGCGCGGACCAACCTCACCGCCCTGGTGTTCGGCGCCGGGATGATGGCCCCGAACATCCTGCTGCTGCAGTACGTCCAGCTCCCGGTCAGCAGCGGCGGCTACGGCGCGGGGATCCTCGGCGCCGGGCTGTTCATCCTGCCCAGCGCCGTCGGGATGCTGATCGCCGGTGCGCTGGCCGGCCCCCTCGCGAGCCGGTTCGGCTCCCGCAACCTCCTGGTCACCGCCGGGATCCTCAGCGTCGTCGGCGAACTGCTCGTGCTGGTGTGGCTGCGTGAGCCGGCGGCGCTGTCGCTGTCCTCGGCGATCGTCGGTGCTGGGACCGGCCTGGCGTTCGGCAGCCTGTCCAACCTCGTGATCGCGGCCGTCCCCCGGGATCAGACCAGTGTGGCCGCGGGCATGAACACCAACATCCGGGTGATCGGCAGCGCTGTCGGCACCTCCGTCATCGCCGCGATCCTCACCGCTGGGACGGTCGGTGCCGCCGGCCTGCCGCCGGTGTCCGCGTTCGTCGTCGGTGCGGCCGTGATCACGCTGCTGTTCGTCGCCGCCACGGTCGCGGCGGCCACCATCCCGGACCCGCGTCGGCACGTCACGACGAACCACGCCATCGACACCGTCCGGGAACCGTCGATGGCAGGATCATGA
- a CDS encoding PAC2 family protein: MAEYRPLYDETGPVPEGAADGDGPVLLHAFQGFLDAGSSGELVAAHLKRSLPGRELVRFDLDELFDYRSRRSSLVFSRDHYEEYDAPELTLHELQDAAGERFLLLSGPEPDLRWSGFVRDVIGLVDRLGVRLTVGVGGVPMTVPHTRPITLTMHGTRPELVTQQNPWQGMLRVPGSVAALLELRLGESGHDAVGFVAHVPHYTAGMEYPDAAAALLAGVGSATGLSLPAGELAEAGAERVREIETQVRESAEVQAVVTALEQQYDASLGAQGPGLAQRDLPSGEEIGAELERFLAQLDHGDDKSS; encoded by the coding sequence ATGGCTGAGTACCGCCCGCTGTACGACGAGACGGGCCCCGTGCCCGAGGGGGCCGCGGACGGGGACGGTCCGGTCCTGCTGCACGCGTTTCAGGGCTTCCTCGACGCCGGGTCGTCCGGGGAACTGGTCGCCGCCCACCTGAAGCGCTCGCTGCCCGGACGGGAACTCGTCCGTTTCGACCTCGACGAGTTGTTCGACTACCGCTCCCGGCGTTCCTCGCTGGTCTTCTCCCGCGACCACTACGAGGAGTACGACGCCCCCGAGCTGACGCTGCACGAGCTGCAGGACGCCGCCGGGGAGAGGTTCCTGTTGCTGTCCGGCCCGGAACCGGACTTGCGCTGGAGCGGCTTCGTCCGCGACGTCATCGGGCTGGTCGACCGGCTGGGGGTCCGGCTCACCGTCGGCGTCGGCGGCGTCCCGATGACGGTGCCGCACACCCGTCCCATCACGTTGACCATGCACGGCACCCGGCCGGAACTGGTGACGCAGCAGAACCCCTGGCAGGGCATGCTGCGGGTCCCCGGCAGCGTCGCGGCGTTGCTGGAGTTGCGGCTCGGTGAGTCCGGCCACGACGCCGTCGGGTTCGTCGCGCACGTCCCGCACTACACCGCCGGGATGGAGTACCCCGACGCGGCGGCGGCCCTGCTGGCCGGTGTCGGCTCGGCGACCGGTCTGTCGCTGCCGGCCGGCGAACTGGCCGAGGCGGGCGCGGAACGGGTCCGCGAGATCGAGACCCAGGTGCGGGAGTCGGCCGAGGTGCAGGCCGTGGTGACTGCGCTGGAGCAGCAGTACGACGCCTCCCTCGGCGCCCAGGGCCCCGGCCTCGCGCAGCGCGACCTGCCCTCGGGCGAGGAGATCGGCGCAGAGCTGGAACGTTTCCTGGCGCAACTCGATCACGGCGACGACAAGTCGTCGTAG
- a CDS encoding DUF2510 domain-containing protein, with the protein MAYQTSPATPGAPQPRKGKTALITGAVLLAVSIVIGVIGVVGVVATAKRLLNAFGDPFQTPAQVTVSLDAGKTYAVFSRLGARYDSISPAEVSVRAPNGSTVPVRDPGSGGDSFTTDGYTYLATATFVAPTSGAYSVSVQTAGAVAVVAPTFGNFLSTAVFGLLVGLAVLIGIAAVVLLIVGAVRRSSSRRPATPLAQAGPGQALPGQPIPGQAVPGQPTPGQPIPGQPGPAAPSAGPPPGWYPDAQRPGGQRYWDGRQWTEHRA; encoded by the coding sequence ATGGCCTATCAGACCTCACCGGCGACGCCCGGTGCCCCGCAGCCGCGCAAGGGCAAGACCGCGCTCATCACCGGAGCTGTCCTGCTCGCGGTGTCGATCGTGATCGGGGTGATCGGTGTGGTGGGCGTCGTGGCCACCGCGAAACGGCTCCTGAACGCCTTCGGCGATCCGTTCCAGACCCCCGCCCAGGTCACGGTCTCGCTGGACGCCGGGAAGACGTACGCCGTGTTCTCCCGGCTCGGTGCCCGCTACGACTCCATCTCGCCCGCCGAGGTCTCGGTCCGTGCGCCGAACGGATCGACCGTGCCCGTCCGCGACCCCGGTTCGGGCGGCGACTCGTTCACCACCGACGGGTACACCTACCTGGCCACCGCGACCTTCGTCGCGCCGACGTCCGGCGCCTACAGCGTGTCCGTGCAGACCGCCGGCGCCGTCGCGGTGGTCGCCCCGACCTTCGGCAACTTCCTCTCCACTGCCGTTTTCGGGCTCCTCGTCGGTCTCGCGGTCCTCATCGGCATTGCCGCTGTCGTGTTGCTGATCGTCGGCGCCGTACGCCGTTCCTCCTCGCGCCGACCGGCAACTCCGCTGGCGCAGGCGGGTCCAGGGCAAGCCCTTCCGGGACAGCCGATCCCGGGACAAGCCGTTCCGGGACAGCCGACCCCGGGGCAGCCCATCCCCGGGCAGCCTGGTCCCGCTGCGCCGAGCGCAGGTCCGCCGCCGGGGTGGTATCCGGATGCGCAACGGCCTGGCGGGCAGCGGTATTGGGACGGCCGCCAGTGGACCGAGCACCGCGCCTGA
- a CDS encoding TetR/AcrR family transcriptional regulator has translation MTSGRPLRRDAAANRERLLATAQEVFEQHGIDAGVDLIAATAGVGVGTLYRHFPTKSALYDAVSLQMVEAVVAVVEQTQEVEPGRQLEHYVRAVAELQPSYGRLVSRLWTTELALELRQRVGAAVHEFVVAGQRAGTVRPDLVDEDIPLVIWSLAGVRAYAPGIGKAWRRMLDLACDGLRPAGATPLSAPPLDADELESLAERRPKLPAAKD, from the coding sequence GTGACCTCCGGCCGGCCACTGCGACGTGACGCTGCGGCCAACCGCGAACGCCTGCTGGCGACCGCGCAGGAGGTATTCGAACAACACGGCATCGACGCCGGCGTCGACCTGATCGCGGCGACCGCGGGGGTCGGGGTCGGCACGCTGTACCGCCACTTCCCGACGAAGTCGGCGCTGTACGACGCGGTATCGCTGCAGATGGTCGAGGCGGTGGTCGCGGTGGTCGAGCAGACGCAGGAGGTGGAACCCGGCCGGCAACTGGAGCACTACGTCCGTGCGGTCGCGGAGTTGCAGCCCAGCTACGGCCGCCTGGTATCACGGCTGTGGACCACCGAACTGGCCCTGGAGCTTCGGCAGCGGGTCGGCGCCGCAGTCCACGAGTTCGTCGTGGCGGGCCAGCGCGCCGGGACGGTCCGGCCTGACCTGGTCGACGAGGACATCCCGTTGGTCATCTGGTCCCTGGCGGGCGTCCGTGCCTACGCGCCCGGGATCGGCAAGGCCTGGCGCCGGATGCTCGACCTCGCGTGTGACGGGCTACGGCCCGCCGGGGCCACGCCCCTGTCAGCGCCTCCGCTGGACGCCGACGAACTGGAATCCCTGGCCGAACGCCGGCCGAAGCTGCCAGCGGCCAAGGACTGA
- a CDS encoding ABC transporter permease, producing the protein MATYAAEPAAPAGGSGSTSPAESRQRAPRRFVILRALFRSRRSKVLALLLVVLIVLALLAPWIAPYGENEQNLFARLQGPSAEHLLGTDRFGRDILTLLLYGLRLSLAAGAVAVSVAVVLGVPTGMLAGWRKGWFASVANTVADVLLSIPGVIFALSVIAILGPGLVQAMVAVGLLLSPRFFRIARATTQSVRERSYMEAARAAGCSTPRMLVRHALPNSMPPLLVQATFGFGFAVVVEAGLSFLGLGTQPPASSLGTMISSAFTSIGQAAWPIFPPSILLGIVIYLVASLGDEMQDSLRTGGGI; encoded by the coding sequence ATGGCTACCTACGCAGCCGAACCGGCAGCGCCTGCGGGCGGGAGCGGCTCGACGTCGCCGGCCGAGAGCCGGCAACGCGCGCCGCGACGCTTCGTCATCCTCCGTGCGCTGTTCCGTTCGCGCCGCAGCAAGGTCCTGGCCCTGCTGCTGGTGGTCCTGATCGTCCTCGCTCTGCTGGCACCCTGGATCGCGCCGTACGGCGAGAACGAGCAGAACCTCTTCGCCCGCCTGCAGGGACCCAGTGCCGAACACCTGCTCGGTACCGATCGTTTCGGGCGGGACATCCTGACGCTGCTGCTCTACGGGCTGCGGCTGAGCCTGGCCGCCGGCGCGGTCGCCGTCAGTGTCGCGGTGGTCCTCGGCGTACCGACGGGGATGCTCGCCGGCTGGCGGAAGGGATGGTTCGCCTCGGTGGCCAACACCGTCGCCGACGTCCTGCTGTCCATCCCCGGAGTCATCTTCGCGCTGTCGGTGATCGCCATCCTGGGTCCGGGGCTGGTGCAGGCCATGGTCGCGGTGGGCCTGTTGCTGTCGCCGCGTTTCTTCCGGATCGCGCGCGCGACGACGCAGAGTGTGCGAGAACGCAGCTACATGGAGGCGGCCCGCGCCGCCGGGTGTTCGACTCCGCGCATGCTGGTCCGGCACGCGCTTCCCAACAGCATGCCGCCGTTGCTGGTCCAGGCGACGTTCGGCTTCGGCTTCGCCGTCGTGGTCGAAGCGGGGCTCAGCTTCCTCGGCCTGGGGACCCAACCGCCCGCGTCGAGTCTGGGGACCATGATCTCCAGCGCGTTCACCAGTATCGGCCAGGCGGCGTGGCCGATCTTCCCGCCGTCCATCCTGCTCGGCATCGTCATCTACCTGGTTGCCTCCCTCGGCGACGAGATGCAGGACTCGCTGCGCACCGGTGGAGGGATCTAG
- a CDS encoding ABC transporter ATP-binding protein: MSADGTAGPAGQPDAPLLEVSGLSIEFRTSAGLARVVQNVSFQVGRGEALGLVGESGSGKTTTSLGIMGLLPANGRVAAGSAKFRGRDLLQLPGEELRTLRGRQLAMIFQDALRCLNPAFTIGDQIAEPARQHLGLSRSAARARAKEMLDLVEIPRAAERIDAYPHMLSGGMCQRVMLAMALVCEPALLFADEPTTALDVTVQSNVLALLDRLRADLGLSVVFITHDLGVVSELCDRVAVMYAGEIVEIGNTHQVFRTPQHPYTAGLLGSIPGMAGAGTGRFGFIRGTVPAPTAWPHGCRFNPRCDYCEPDRCTVEPIPLRPTDPGGQARCVRSAELELAGVSAAPGSAAAV, translated from the coding sequence CTGTCGGCCGACGGAACTGCGGGGCCTGCCGGCCAGCCGGACGCCCCGTTGCTGGAGGTCTCGGGCCTGTCCATCGAGTTCCGTACTTCCGCGGGCCTCGCGCGGGTCGTCCAGAACGTGAGCTTCCAGGTCGGCCGTGGTGAGGCGCTCGGCCTGGTCGGTGAATCCGGCTCGGGCAAGACCACGACCAGCCTGGGGATCATGGGACTGCTGCCGGCCAATGGCAGGGTCGCCGCCGGCAGCGCCAAGTTCCGCGGCCGTGACCTGTTGCAGTTGCCCGGCGAAGAACTCAGGACGCTGCGGGGCAGGCAGCTGGCGATGATCTTCCAGGACGCGTTGCGATGCCTGAACCCGGCGTTCACCATCGGCGACCAGATCGCCGAACCGGCGCGGCAACACCTCGGACTGAGCAGGTCGGCTGCCCGGGCGCGCGCCAAGGAGATGCTCGACCTCGTCGAGATTCCCCGGGCCGCCGAGCGAATCGATGCCTACCCGCACATGCTCAGCGGCGGGATGTGCCAGCGGGTGATGCTGGCTATGGCCCTGGTGTGCGAGCCCGCGCTGTTGTTCGCCGACGAACCGACGACCGCGCTCGACGTCACCGTGCAGAGCAACGTCCTGGCGCTGCTGGACCGGTTGCGCGCGGACCTGGGGCTGTCGGTGGTCTTCATCACCCACGACCTCGGTGTCGTCTCGGAACTGTGCGACCGGGTTGCGGTGATGTACGCCGGAGAGATCGTCGAGATCGGCAATACCCACCAGGTGTTCCGGACTCCCCAGCATCCGTACACCGCTGGGCTGCTCGGCTCGATACCGGGCATGGCCGGCGCCGGTACGGGCCGATTCGGATTCATCCGTGGCACCGTGCCGGCACCGACCGCCTGGCCGCACGGCTGTCGGTTCAACCCGCGGTGTGACTACTGCGAGCCCGATCGATGCACGGTCGAGCCGATCCCCTTGCGGCCCACCGATCCTGGCGGACAGGCTCGGTGCGTCCGGTCAGCCGAGCTCGAGTTGGCCGGGGTGTCCGCCGCGCCCGGCTCCGCTGCGGCGGTGTGA
- a CDS encoding DUF1624 domain-containing protein: MPDERGEAAVPGERGEAAVPDERGEAAVADERGLAGLHRGGRIVGVDVARGVALLGMLAVHLLPAVDGGQVSLGHAVAAGRSAALFALLAGVTIALTSGGPVPPRGLVLGGHAAALAARAAMIALLGLALGSLGSGLAVILTYYGLLFAVAIPLLRLPARALATMAALAVVVAPVLSQLLRTVTPEPSLVVPSFAAVWADPLGQLRDVGLTGYYPVLSWSAYLLAGMAVGRLALRRWQVGLGLLVGGAVLAGVAHTASWLLLDVAGGAAVVDPAGQLATTARYGTTPTDSWWWLAVDVPHSGTPLDLAATIGSSLFVLGLALLAVRLLPRLLFPLAAVGAMPLTLYCVHVVVLAVPDVPRSSPAALLTQAVVALLAATAWRVFVGRGPLETLVGTVAQAARVAALSSARPPPPPSAPAG, encoded by the coding sequence ATGCCCGACGAGCGGGGCGAGGCCGCCGTGCCCGGCGAGCGGGGCGAGGCCGCCGTGCCCGACGAGCGGGGCGAGGCCGCCGTGGCCGACGAGCGAGGCCTGGCCGGACTGCACCGCGGCGGCCGGATCGTCGGGGTCGACGTCGCCCGGGGCGTCGCGCTGCTGGGCATGCTCGCCGTTCACCTGCTCCCCGCGGTGGACGGCGGGCAGGTCTCGCTCGGCCACGCGGTGGCCGCGGGCCGATCCGCGGCGCTGTTCGCCCTGCTGGCCGGTGTCACCATCGCGTTGACCAGCGGCGGCCCGGTGCCACCGCGCGGGCTCGTGCTGGGCGGCCACGCCGCAGCGCTCGCCGCGCGCGCGGCCATGATCGCGCTGCTCGGCCTGGCCCTCGGATCCCTCGGGTCCGGGCTCGCAGTGATCTTGACCTACTACGGGCTGCTGTTCGCCGTCGCGATCCCGCTGCTGAGGCTGCCGGCCCGGGCCCTCGCCACGATGGCGGCGCTGGCGGTCGTGGTGGCGCCGGTGCTCAGCCAGCTGCTGCGCACGGTGACCCCGGAGCCGTCGCTGGTCGTCCCGTCGTTCGCCGCCGTGTGGGCGGACCCGCTCGGGCAGCTACGGGACGTCGGCCTGACCGGCTACTACCCCGTGCTCAGCTGGTCGGCGTACCTGCTGGCCGGGATGGCGGTCGGCCGGTTGGCGCTGCGGCGGTGGCAGGTCGGCCTCGGACTGCTGGTGGGCGGCGCGGTTCTCGCCGGAGTCGCCCACACGGCGTCCTGGCTGCTGCTCGACGTGGCCGGTGGCGCGGCGGTGGTCGATCCGGCCGGGCAGCTGGCGACCACGGCCCGGTACGGCACGACGCCGACCGACTCGTGGTGGTGGCTCGCGGTCGACGTACCGCACTCCGGCACGCCGCTGGACCTGGCCGCGACCATCGGGTCCTCGTTGTTCGTGCTCGGGCTGGCTCTGCTCGCGGTACGACTGCTGCCGCGGCTGCTGTTCCCGCTGGCCGCTGTGGGGGCCATGCCGCTCACGTTGTACTGCGTGCACGTGGTGGTGCTCGCCGTACCGGACGTGCCCCGCAGCTCACCCGCGGCCCTGCTCACCCAGGCGGTCGTGGCCCTGCTGGCCGCGACGGCTTGGCGGGTGTTCGTCGGCCGCGGCCCGCTGGAGACGCTGGTGGGCACCGTGGCCCAGGCCGCCCGGGTCGCCGCGCTCAGTTCGGCGCGGCCGCCCCCGCCGCCGTCGGCGCCCGCCGGCTGA
- a CDS encoding ABC transporter ATP-binding protein, whose translation MSPPALDPAAPSATESRYLLQASGLRKTFSSSGRRSSRDEGVPAVQDASIRVGHAETVAIVGESGAGKSTLGRLLIRLIEPDEGEISFEGTDLRALNGRQLRSARKHMQMVFQDPYSSLDPVMTVGQSLAEPLTIHENLSRRQTAARVTELLDHVGLPAAFADRYPRSFSGGQLQRIAIARALATRPSLIVCDEPVASLDLSIQGQILSLLVDLQEQFGLSYVFISHDLGVVRQFARRIVVMYGGRIVEEAGAQELFAQPTHPYTQALLAAIPSVVPREGARRSRGPVEPAPQTDLRAGCPYRARCPYVMPVCSTAMPPAFEIESRLSPDGGTTDPVPHHVACYLHDPARPAPQLV comes from the coding sequence ATGAGTCCGCCTGCACTGGATCCGGCCGCGCCCTCGGCGACGGAATCCCGGTACCTGCTTCAGGCCAGCGGACTTCGCAAGACCTTCAGCTCGTCTGGGCGGCGCTCGTCGCGTGACGAGGGGGTCCCGGCCGTGCAGGACGCCAGCATCCGGGTCGGCCATGCCGAGACCGTGGCCATCGTCGGGGAGTCCGGCGCCGGCAAGTCCACGCTGGGACGGCTGCTCATCCGGCTCATCGAGCCCGACGAGGGCGAGATCAGTTTCGAGGGAACGGATCTGCGAGCCCTCAACGGCCGCCAGTTGCGGTCGGCCCGCAAGCACATGCAGATGGTGTTCCAGGACCCGTACTCATCGCTGGATCCGGTCATGACCGTCGGCCAGTCCCTCGCCGAGCCGCTGACGATCCACGAGAACCTCAGCCGCAGGCAGACCGCGGCCCGGGTGACCGAGTTGCTCGACCACGTCGGGCTGCCCGCAGCGTTCGCCGACCGCTACCCACGGTCGTTCTCCGGCGGTCAACTGCAGCGGATCGCCATCGCCCGAGCGCTGGCGACCCGACCGTCGTTGATCGTGTGCGACGAACCGGTCGCGAGTCTCGATCTGTCCATCCAGGGCCAGATCCTGAGCCTGCTGGTCGATCTGCAGGAGCAGTTCGGCCTGTCCTACGTCTTCATCTCCCACGACCTGGGCGTCGTCCGCCAGTTCGCCCGGCGGATCGTGGTGATGTACGGCGGGCGGATCGTGGAGGAGGCCGGGGCGCAGGAACTGTTCGCCCAGCCGACTCATCCCTACACCCAGGCGTTGCTGGCTGCCATCCCGTCGGTCGTGCCGCGCGAGGGTGCGCGGCGGTCGCGGGGGCCGGTCGAGCCGGCGCCGCAGACCGATCTTCGCGCCGGATGTCCGTACCGGGCCCGGTGTCCGTACGTGATGCCGGTGTGCTCGACGGCGATGCCGCCGGCGTTCGAGATCGAGTCCCGGCTGTCACCGGACGGCGGCACGACCGACCCCGTACCGCACCACGTCGCCTGCTACCTGCACGATCCGGCCCGGCCGGCACCCCAGTTGGTCTGA
- a CDS encoding glycosyltransferase: MTAPSTTAGPLVEVTIPVLNEEIALAPCVERLQTYLARQLPYRFRIVVADNGSTDATALVAAALAARYPEVRYVRLAERGRGRALRSVWSASDADVLAYMDVDLSTDLAAFLPLVAGLVSGHSDVAVGSRLAAGSRVDRGPLREVLSRGYNLILRTTLGLATSDAQCGFKACSARAARVLLPLVRDDGWFFDTELLVLAERHGMRVHEVPVDWHDDPDSRVEVARTVAADLAGVLRLWRTSGVVSAAAALRPPPAPSRAGQVLRFAAVGVASTVVYLVLFAGLAPLLPAVWANGVALAVSAVFNTGANRRVTFGVAGREGRVAHHAAGLVLFGGALAITTGSLWLLALADPSASTALQLVVLVVANAACTVGRFLVLRNWVFARRGRSGGAAGPAPTSAVTLPVTTPAVTSPVTTPAAAHTSRQAVG, translated from the coding sequence ATGACCGCGCCATCCACGACCGCCGGCCCCCTCGTCGAGGTCACGATCCCCGTCCTGAACGAAGAGATCGCGCTGGCGCCGTGCGTCGAGCGACTGCAGACGTATCTGGCCCGGCAACTGCCGTACCGGTTCCGGATCGTGGTGGCGGACAACGGGTCCACTGATGCCACGGCCCTGGTCGCAGCCGCGCTGGCGGCGCGGTATCCCGAGGTGCGGTACGTCAGGTTGGCCGAACGTGGCCGCGGCCGGGCGCTGCGTTCGGTCTGGTCGGCCAGCGACGCCGATGTGCTGGCCTACATGGACGTCGACCTGTCCACCGACCTCGCCGCGTTCCTGCCGCTGGTCGCCGGATTGGTATCCGGGCACAGCGATGTGGCGGTGGGCAGCCGGCTCGCCGCCGGGTCCCGCGTCGATCGGGGCCCGCTGCGCGAAGTGTTGTCGCGCGGCTACAACCTCATCCTGCGCACCACGCTGGGACTGGCGACGTCGGACGCCCAATGCGGCTTCAAGGCGTGCAGCGCCAGGGCAGCGCGGGTCCTGTTGCCGCTGGTGCGCGACGACGGCTGGTTCTTCGACACCGAACTGCTGGTCCTGGCCGAGCGTCACGGGATGCGAGTCCACGAGGTGCCCGTCGACTGGCACGACGATCCGGACAGCCGCGTCGAGGTGGCCCGGACCGTGGCGGCGGACCTGGCCGGCGTGCTGCGGTTGTGGCGTACGTCGGGTGTGGTGTCCGCGGCGGCGGCGTTGCGGCCGCCACCGGCGCCATCGCGCGCCGGCCAGGTGTTGCGCTTCGCCGCGGTGGGCGTGGCCTCGACGGTGGTGTACCTCGTGCTGTTCGCGGGGCTGGCGCCACTACTGCCGGCCGTGTGGGCCAACGGCGTCGCGCTGGCGGTGTCCGCGGTGTTCAACACCGGAGCGAACCGGCGGGTGACGTTCGGCGTGGCCGGGCGGGAGGGCCGCGTCGCCCATCACGCCGCCGGGTTGGTCCTGTTCGGCGGGGCACTGGCGATCACCACCGGCAGCCTCTGGCTGCTCGCCCTCGCCGATCCGTCGGCGTCGACCGCGCTGCAGCTGGTGGTCCTCGTCGTCGCCAATGCGGCCTGCACGGTCGGCCGGTTCCTCGTGCTGCGCAACTGGGTGTTCGCCCGCCGCGGCCGCAGCGGCGGGGCGGCCGGACCCGCGCCCACCTCGGCAGTGACATTGCCGGTGACGACTCCGGCAGTGACGTCGCCGGTGACGACCCCGGCAGCAGCGCACACCTCCCGCCAGGCGGTCGGGTAG
- the ppk2 gene encoding polyphosphate kinase 2 translates to MSDKAGIEQIHLAKKEYDGELERLQRELVRLQDWVVYRGLKLVVVFEGRDTAGKGGTIKRIAEKLNPRSCRVVALGTPTDRERTQWYFQRYVAHLPAAGEIVLFDRSWYNRAGVEKVMGFCTDAEYDEFMRTCPQFERALVRSGIVLVKYWLSLSDAEQERRFLARIEDPAKRWKLSPMDLQARAHFVDYAEAKDQMIAFTDIREAPWNIVDADDKRAARLNLISHLLTQVRYEDVPRGEVELPPLQERGYIRPPLDSQSWVPVRYVIS, encoded by the coding sequence ATGAGCGACAAGGCTGGCATCGAACAGATCCACCTCGCCAAGAAGGAGTACGACGGCGAACTGGAACGGCTGCAGCGCGAGTTGGTGCGACTGCAGGACTGGGTGGTCTACCGCGGGCTGAAGCTGGTGGTGGTGTTCGAGGGACGGGATACCGCGGGCAAGGGCGGCACGATCAAACGGATCGCCGAGAAACTCAATCCGCGGTCCTGCCGGGTCGTCGCGCTCGGCACGCCGACCGACCGGGAACGTACGCAGTGGTACTTCCAGCGGTACGTCGCCCACCTGCCGGCAGCCGGCGAGATCGTCCTGTTCGACCGCAGCTGGTACAACCGCGCCGGCGTGGAGAAGGTCATGGGCTTCTGTACCGACGCCGAGTACGACGAGTTCATGCGGACCTGCCCGCAGTTCGAGCGGGCCCTGGTCCGGTCCGGCATCGTCCTGGTGAAGTACTGGCTGTCGTTGTCCGACGCCGAACAGGAACGCCGATTCCTCGCCCGGATCGAGGATCCGGCCAAGCGGTGGAAACTCAGCCCGATGGATCTGCAGGCCCGGGCGCATTTCGTCGACTACGCCGAGGCCAAGGATCAGATGATTGCCTTCACCGACATCCGGGAAGCCCCCTGGAACATCGTGGACGCCGACGACAAGCGCGCCGCACGGCTCAACCTCATCAGTCACCTGCTCACGCAGGTCCGGTACGAAGACGTCCCGCGCGGCGAGGTCGAACTGCCACCGCTGCAGGAGCGCGGGTATATCCGCCCGCCGCTGGACAGTCAGTCCTGGGTGCCGGTCCGTTACGTGATCAGCTGA